In the Vanacampus margaritifer isolate UIUO_Vmar chromosome 9, RoL_Vmar_1.0, whole genome shotgun sequence genome, ACAGCTTCTCTCCTTGTAGATGCTTTTGTCCATGTAGTGTACTGCGAGTCAGCGTGGGAGTCCATGATGAATATTGTGGGCTCactgaaaaggaaaatgtaGGTTTTATGGTGTTAGTTTTATAGTTTTTgatataattaatttattgtttttgacgCTTTGTTATTGTATGACAATTTTtcactccatgtacagcactttgtatgctggtggttgttttaaagtgttctacaaataaagttgagttgaaaaATCCTTTAAGAACgttagtaatatttaaaaaataaaaataaaaatcagcccTACTAAGAGAGTTAAGTACTTGTATCGTTCTGAAAAAGGGGATATCAAACATTCATTTACAAGAATAGTCTTAATACGACAAGAACAAAGTCATCATAGTCatcattttatgaaaatatgtttgtaatattgtgaaagaactgtttaaaaaaaaaatcaagaaaatttTTCTTGTATTAAAACATTCATTCTTCTACATAATTTTTCCCCTTgcaattggaaaaaatatatattttcatggcAGCGCCTCCACGGTACTTCCCATGACTAAATCAATACCACAGTTGCAATATGGTGATAATGGAAGCGGtaacatcagcaaaaaaaaaaaaagggggcagaTGATAGCTCACTAATGGCTTCCAACTTTTTCAACATATTCACCCACAATGAAAAAGCAGATACTAATAAGGACCAGAAGAAAAGCAGCGTGCGAGGAAAGATTGCAACATGGAGCTTAAATCAAGTTTCTAAGCTTGAAAGATGTCCTTAGTGGTCTGCTGGGTATGTGTTGCAGGAAAAACCTCACTCAAATGTTTGCTTTGTTGCTAAGAAACCAGGTCCAAGTTGACTCCAAGCACACAGTGAGTGTTATTAAgacctgtgtttgtgtgtgtgcgcgctgctGGGGCCTGGCGTCATGATGGCCCGCAGTGTCCAAAGCTAGCTAACAATCAGTCTGCTTGTTGCCAATCCTCACTGGaggctcatttagaagattttgctCGACATCCCCTCCCCCACGCCACCCGAAAAACTGTGTGGAAGTAATAAATTTGCGAAAGCACCAACTAGTCCCCTGATCTGTGCACCTGGTTGGCCTAATTAGATTTCCCCGTCCCCCGACACCACTGCTCCTGTTCCTGTGCGATGACTGTCATCTTCCGTGCCTGTCGAAACGTATcgataatgctaattgctatctTAATTGGATTGTTTGAAAATCTTGTAGATTATCTTGTTAtatttttccacacacaaaCGGCAATTAGTTAAATACAGAGCTGATTTGAAGGCCTGCTAACttagttgctaaccaaaacaggagCACCGAATCATGTAAACAAATCATCAGTAGAGTAATGTGAACGGGGTTTTTTTTCGTTTGAAACTCCATTTTATTTGACATGATGTATGACATGCTAgcaattttatttaatagtcaaaaaatgtttgtataaaTTAAAGCCTTCCTCTGAAAGAGACTTCTCACTTAATAGATGTCTAccccattttaaaaattatttttcataaaaatataatCTATACGTAAAATCAGTCTATGACATTGAGACAATCCTTCAGCGCCTCCTCTGTAAAAGCTGTCACATTCCTTTCTGTACTACTCACTTATACTGCAACTGACCTGCGCATATTGTGGGCACATTTAATgtataaatacttaaaaaataaaattagcaccttaaaatattcaaaataagtTGTTGTTGCCATGGCTACCCCCTACTTAATGGCCCAGACAGGACATCTCTCGTGTTGTTAGCACTAGCCTCTATGCTAATATGActtgaccgattaatcggccaattgggccaaatggccgattattttccccttaaagcGTTATCGTCGAAGAAAACCGACGTTTCCCAAGCTATGAAAGTACCctaaatgcaccattttgcttgcgtagcattagcaactagcaagtgtgtagcgtatgttagtCTGGCTATTCTGTTGTCCCttagcgtcctttaagctgtttaatgacaccgaAGTTGGAGtgaactgtaaaactaaacacacgacgataagaattacatccactatatatttaaacacaaaacatgcttcgtttttaaaacatcgctagcctagcgctaaaagtgaagggaagatcccattcaaatgctaacaggaagttagcatcgacaatggggagtgtttttccttaaaaataacaaatattcacatacaaatgctgtgggaacacaattttatgcattaaatgtatatttttaaataatcgtcagattaatcttttcttttcttttttccaaaatCACGTTTTTTGACGGATTGTTTTAACTGCTCTCTGTGTTTTGAGTACGCTCCTACAGCTTACACATGGAGCTCGACTGCTGTTTCATTTCCTTCTTGAGGCCACATCATAATGAATCGCCTGTGCTGCTAGCGTCCCCCGCTGATCGCAGCCGTCATAAACATGTCACCGTAAGGCTCGCCACTCGGTTCTTACCCCACGGTACATCTGGCCTTGAGGGTGGATGGGGAAAGCCAGACGACGGTGGAAATGAGAGGCGTGAGTGTGAGACGGTGAGGGTGGGGTGTGGTGGTCgtgttggtggtggtggagggggggtggggggtcgtcGTAGAGGGCGTTGCTAGCGGGAAGCAGGCGTCACTTCCTTAGTTGGCTTAGGAAGGTTTGTTGGGTCCCCGTTGTACGCTGTGAGATCATGTGACCACTACAAACTCAGGATGGGCATTTGAAAGAGTTTCCTCGTCCAATATAAATGTTCTAATTGGAATACTTTTTTCTCCTTGTGTTTTGATCCCAGTGTCTTATTGAGTAAATTCAACTTATCCGAAAGAGTTGTCACAATTAGAAGTCTGCACGGATATTGCTCAACTTCCCATGACGTTTTGTTATTGCTCGTTAGACCACACACTAGAGTCCTGCTGCTGATCAGGTAGAATTTTGGTTGTAATTTTTGTATTGCTACAGAGTCTTTTTTGGACCAACAGCAGTTatcgaaaaataaataataaaatatcattcgaaattttaatttaaaaaattatataaatgaaaataaaaacaacccaaaatgtatatacataaataaatacatttgtatttaatttttgaatcatattttttaatatccatttttattttcacttttagtcatttatttaatttgaattttggcagtttttgtcctccatagtatgaagatgacatcacagttgctcagggctcaggcaacgaccaatcacggctcacctgttttctgaagctgagctgtgattggttgttacctgagacctgagcaactgtgatgtcattttcactcaacagcaagtgtcaaaatggccgccttctgatattgataaaaactgctggattttgctgcttaactcttcCACTAACGcgatattaaccaaaatacttaatttagagtagtggggctgcatagaacatattattggcaaaacatttttttgggggggttgacttcttctttaaaacgaaggacattagAATTCACATCAGTGAAAATCATTATGTAATCAACTCTGGTTAGCTCTTGAAGACTCACCAAACATTTCACCTTCTATGTTAACCATCTAATGACTTTATAGAAAGACCTCTGTAACTAGATATGGTGACTAAAATGCCTCCATTCTTCGCCTGCTAATTTTTGCCCACCAAGGTAGACCACCAGTGTCGTTTCTTCCAAGGTGTTCCCATTTCTACTCGAGGCACCTTCCTCCTGGTCCCCCAAATCCTGGCCTGAGTGCTGGTGGGCCCCAAAAGAATAGCAAatgctgtccccccccccccccccccccccgcgtaGTGCCCAGGTGTGTGCGATTTACAGCGTGTGGGAACAGATTGATGCGCTGCTGTTTGAGCGGGTTGCCATTCCGCTCACGGAGGCTCATTAGCGAATTTCTGCTGGGCTTCCACATACCGACGCACAACGCTCACAACAACATGACTTTGTGAGCCGCCTCTGGCATTTGCCGCTTGTCAGCATCTTTCCGACAGGGTTTCCATGACTTTGGATGGAGGGTCGTGGTGCTGTCCCGCTCTCGCCACATCCAATGCTAATGAAACACATGCTTACGTTATGGGGTGTCCTTGAGAGTGTCGCGCGTTGAAAGAGCCATACCTGCTGATTAGTATCATCAAAGTGTTTTGTGTTGTCAGCCTTTGGCCAATTTCTGCATGATGCTCTGTCTTTGGAAACCCTAATTATATGAAAAACAACAGTGGTATGTACACTGGACCTTTTATCAGGTACACCCGCATAGCATAAAGAGATCTACTAATAATAGTAGAGTGCTGTGCGAAATGGATTTAATTTTACCAGTAGGTCATTTTATATCCTTATAACAGTATATATCCCGATTATAGTATGTTTTTTCTCTtatcttttttcccttttactgtATAAACATACTTTAATTATATACAGTGTTTCCCCCAGTACTTTATAGGCCTGGCGGACCACCATTGGCATCCAAACCCCCACCGGAATCTGTCACACTTGCCCAACTGTTTATTGAACTCCACTCACAAGTGACCATTGTAACATTTAAAAGTAGCAGTTGCAGCTTTAGCAACGTCATTACTGCGCCCCATTTTCCAGCAATGGCGGAGACACCCCCCGGCCACCCCACGCGCCCCCCGGCGGACACCGCCCACCCCCCTGGATCCTggatattcaacaatattgtcaatgcctactaaataattgatatctcagctcctgaagcattTCAGACCTTACACATGTGGCATTTACACAAACctaaatttattattgtaaaccTTCAGTAGATatagttttttaaatcaacaaactgtcgcatctgcgggtgtGTTTTTAGATACAGTTGTCATGTGGCCGATGTGAATGTCAGCCTATGTTAGTGCTATGTTAGTCCATGTAAAGGCATACCTGTAATTTACTATTTTTCGTTATctatttgtatgtttaatgttcagtgttttgaataaataaatgtgtgtaaaattagACACAAAAAGAATAAATTTGATGTATCAATCTTGTACAGTAGGAACTAGCTGATATTTTAAAAggacacaataaaacaattaataaataaaaactacagaaaacaatataagaaaaacaaatcaaggattctttttatttatttattttaatcacacTACAATATATATTGTGCAGCTCTACTCACTGGGCAGCAAATGGATGCTAGGCTAGCAACtaccgtatttcctcaaatagaggCGTTTTACTCGAGTAGAGAAAGTGTTTTATGACCAAATGCATTGTCcacctaaaataaactgtgCCTCTCTCCAAATAAGAAACCTTCTTTTCTCCCCTCAGGAGAAACAGTGCTGCCAAGGCTACGTTTATGCTATGCTGCTGACTAGCTGGCAGCCATGTTTTAGGCTACTGTGGACAAAACGTCCATGAGACAACAGGGGTGACAGGCTGTGAAAGCCATATTTCCCGAGATGTTGGACTATGTaaccttttgtttaaaaaagaagaagtaatttTTACCCAATCCACTACTATGTAGAGAAGATGACATAACACAGATTAAGCCCATCAACTCTTATTTAACATGTGTTGACCGCAGACTTTCCCACATTGGCCCTCAGAATGACGTAGCGGAAATGACGTGGCGAAAATGACAACCCTTCAAAACGTGGTTGGTTAGGCCTCGTAACTATCATTTTGGTATCAAATACCTTTCAGCAGAATAAAAATGGATGTGTATCAACACTTTTTGCTGACAGATGAATTCGGTGTATTTGTGTTTGGCGCGGCGCACAAAGTCGTGGCACACAGCCTGCGGTGTCAGCTGCCGTGAGTAAACGAGCGGGTGGATGGAAAGCAGCCACATGGGGGTAGCAAGCTTTCACGGCTCAGTCGGAGGCGGACGGACAGGGAAGGCGGAGTTTCAGAGTCAGCGAAGTTTTATGGGCGCTGCTGTGAGGAACGTTTGAAGTCGAGCCTGCTTCACCTCAGGGCGAAGGGAATGGCTATTGTACGTTTAGCGCCGCGAAACAAGATGGATGTCTGGCTCCCAGATCGGTGTGTGTTGAGGGTAGTCATGAATGAGCAATGTGCGAGTGTGCTAAGCAGCTTTTCATAAAGTGCAGCATTTTAGATTCGGACAGGAACCTTGTCTTTTAACTAGATAGGTGGATGGGTGATCTTTCACTGCACGCtaatgagctagctagctagatggatGGAAAGCtaaactggatggatggatgctcgatgatggaaaaaataatcacaattgttttagcaataattgaaatcacgattatttatGTTCGGTacgaaacaagaaaatgtttaagcatttaaacttattaagacccattgaaaaaaataaaaaacactcatTATGTAAGCTGCTTTTGGACCAAGCAGaatgtataataatatatatttataataatatatgtttatttatgttggcaaaaacttgaagctGAAGTGCAGCTTGTGCACGGTGTAATacgacgatcatttatttttttggggtacaaaatgagaaaacatttacacatttaaaaatattaagattaTATATGTAATTATGTATGACCTTTAGCTGATTAGCATTGATTATTGCTGTTTTCTCAAAATGGAACCCTGGGGcagcaaaaacaatgaaaacagcaggggccctaaaattgaaccctgtgaaACACCTTACGACAGATGGGCAAATTCTGAGCAACCAAGACTAACACAAAAAGTTCTGTCTGCACATATGGAGAACATAAAAACATCTCTCaccttaaacacattttaacttATTAAAAGACACTTTAAAGTATTCCTTATCACCTCACACGCTTCCTTGCTAATCCCAACAATCCCTTTTTTGTCTCCCTCAGACACAGACCCCCGCCTTCTGGAGAAacaggagcagcagcagcccaCCTACGTCGCACTGAGTTACAttaacaggtaaaaaaaaaaactaccaagcGACAAGATGAGTCGACCAACGTTTCATTAAATGCTGCATGTGCGTCACCGATTGTTAGCGCGGAGCCCTCGGAAAACTCCTTTGAAGACCCAACAGCCATCTCGGACGTCATCTGGGGGATCGTTTAGCGGAGTTGAATCAGGATTTGGTAGCTGGTTTGTTTTTACAACGCCGAGTCAACTTTGATATGGTGACTGAGTGGCGCATTACACAAAAACGTCCGCCGGTGCCTCCCAGCACGCGTAAAAGCACGTCAATGTGGTTATCACTTAATTTGctaattccacttttttttgcttcaacattttcatttaaatgacGTGCGTTTAAACCAACTGTCTATAAACCCCATGTGTTTGACTTATTAGACGAGAGCTGGTGGTGTTCTATACCGAGCTGTCTTTTTATATTGGCGCTCCATCTTCCTTCAGGTTCATGACCGAAGCGGCGAGACGAGAGCACGAGGCGCTGAAGAAGAAGATGCAGCCTAAGTTGTCGCTAACGTTAACGGGAAGCTTGTGTCGCAGCAGCGTGTCGGCGCCGCCTcgccacgccagcggcaacctCACCCCTCCCGTCACGCCGCCCATCACCCCCTCATCGTCCTTTCGCAGCAGCACGCCGACAGGTAACAGTCCTCCACGCGGCCACTCACGCTTAGCTATCAACCCTTTGAATCCGGGGCACTGCATCAATTGAAAAGTTCTGGAGATCTTCTGCTGgtccttttgtttttaatgcttgtGATGTTATAATAACAGTAACTATTAGAAGTCTGAGTTGAACTATCTAATGGATGACAGAAAGATCAAGGCCATGGAGCCTTTTTCTGacatgcggaagaaggtctaatctgtccaaaattAGGATGCCTACTCTTATACTTCCCCAGCCTCAATAAGTCACCAGCTGACTTCTTGGCATGTTTAACAGTAGactaatttcttctttttccttgtGACTTCACACACGCAGGCAGCGAGTGCGACGAAGAGGAAGTGGACTTTGATGAGTCCGACAGCGATGAGTCCTGGACCACGGAGAGCGCCATCAGCTCCCAGTCTATCCTCAGCTCCATGTGCATGAACGGCGGTGATGAGAAACCCTTCGCCTGCCCCGTCCCGGGCTGCAAAAAGAGATACAAGGTTGCTTGCACGCTGCATTCGCTAGCACATGTCTGGATGGGTACtaggaccccccaaaaaattctgagGATAAAATTACAATAAGTTTGAAATATTATGAGTGTaaagatttagtttttttttagagaaaatgCTTCATTCAAAAAAAGAGTAGGTGTGATATAGAAATTAAAGACCTGTTACAAAAGTTTTTAATGAAGGATGTTTGATactacttttttcagaccgataccagtacaagaaagtactcactgataccaagtaccaatacttATAGTACTTTTGagatataaaattcaattgaacacaatgacaaaaaaaaaaattctgacttagATGATCATTCGTTGATGTGTCAAACTGCCGCAGTATAGCGCCATCTACTGATAAGGAGGACTTACTCCATgtcagaattttttaaaaaattttccTGAACTATTGGTTTCTTAAAATAAGGCCGGCATGGGCCCCATTATATCATCCTCATCATAATAATTCAAGACAATTGGAatatcatgagaaaaaaaatcctaatttaatgggaataaataaattttatatttcaagAAATATCATATCTTACAAAAATGAAGTTGTActgagatatatatatttttaaataacaataaataaataaaaataacagccCAAATTTTACTAGAATTATGTTATCATGTAGTAAAGTGATGATATTGAATAAGGTTCTCAATTTTATGTTACACAAAAAGTCCTCATATCACTAAAGTCAAGttgaaatattttcaagttGAAATATTTGTTATAAGCGTTAAATATTAGCATTCATTATGTGGAagtaaagttgtaatattgtaaaaaaaaaaaaaaaagtcaatattttatAAGGGTTAGTAATGTCAAAAAAAGAATTtcaaagcaacactaaggaacttttagtTAACATTCATTATGGTGAGGCCATatgcggtaatgttatgcctgaaggaagaccgcatttcccatgaggacaagcgcattgcgttgtttttgagctcacgccagcgagcattgacattcaaattgacttctgtcATATGTATTTGCATGTTATTGATGATTAACATAGACTTTTCTTATCTTTATTAtcgatttttttgtgtcttatCCTATAAACGTTCTTTAACGAGAAATCGGAACTTTTAtaagcaatttttttgtgttgctcgtaCACGCcaaatccaacttttttttttctctccttgcaGAACGTCAACGGCATCAAGTATCACGCCAAGAACGGCCACCGGGCGCAGATACGAGTGCGCAAGCCCTTCAAGTGCCGCTGCGGCAAGAGCTACAAGACATCTCAGGGTCTCCGGCACCACACCATCAACTTCCACCCGCCCGTCTCTGTCGACGTCATCCATCGTAAGATGCAGCAGTAGCAGTCGAGGCGGACGATATCCGCCGTCACCAGCAgatttctcctcctcttcttcatcttcaGCTTCATCATCTCTCCTTGCTAAAAcactagatttgtttttgttgttgcatgctTTAAATTTTATTCTGAACGTTCAATCGTAAAAGTAGGTCACCGTTTTTGTAATTTGCACATTGAagctgcaatatttttttatttttcttagatTGCTTGCTGGTGATGGTTAAATGAGAcagatttttcattttactttttttaaattttttttacttgcaacaTGCCTTTGTCATTCAACGACGTGCCAACGGGAACCACAGGCGCCAATTTACACACactggccacaatattaggtacacctgcacaatcgaAACACAAGGGCTTCCTTTATAAAGATGAGACAGCTCATTTTATAGAAGgtatttcataatatttaacCAGACCGGTTAATTGCCCTTAAGTGTGAATGTATGTGAGCGTGAATGGTTTATacgtgccctgcaattggctgccGAGTCCGACCAATCTAGGGCGTAAACTGCCTCTTAGCCAACGTGCAGCTAGAatgggctccagcacacccgtgACCGAAATGAGATTATGCAATACAGGAAGTGGACGGATGGAAATAACTTAGTCAAAATGTTATGAGAATTAAAGAGACAGCTTTATGAGGAATAAATACTActtttacaattacagtattaagttgtaatattaccattttaaaatataaatatataattttacaagAGCAAAAGTCACAATTACAAAACAAGTTGTAATgttgaaacaaataaataaaattagaatattacaacaaaaactcccaaatttatgttttaaaaaagtgtggtaatattaaaattaaaaatgataacTTTACAAGACttaaatctatccatccatttattgtactacgctgaagcctatcccatctGACAGAGGAAATGGCGGcgtgcaccctggactggttgtcaGCCTTGCcaattttattaatatattctAGATTTTCTGCATTTATTCTCTGCACATGaccttttttcttggaatatttcaactttattctcacaGTTACAGTGTGGACGTATTTCACAACTAGTAGTGTaactgaaatacttttttttttttttttttctgtggccaGTGTGGATATATTAGCTgacatttcagttcattttaatCAGTGTGGttatgttttattattcatttcacTTCGCCAACACCCGAGTGCCCATGGGTGAACTCAGGTGTCGTTTCTAAGCATTTCAGCAAGCCTCCACCCAAATCGTGTCCTATCAGTGTTTCAAAGCTCTCCTCGATATCGTTTAGCTTCATTTTCCCTATGCAGTTTTTCaagcactttttgttttgtggaaCAAGTTGCCAACAAACGAGCATTTTTGCCAACCTTGACGTTTCTGATGtttgtaaatatatacagtatatgtggcAGCCATTTGCAAAAATGAGCACCAAAATTCCAGTGTTTCTGGTCTCGTGACGTTCGTCCTTGCCTTGAATTGTGAACCATTCCGTAACAGCAGTGAGGGCAGCCAGAGcctcgctgtcctgtgaaaccTTTTTCCTATCAAAGTCCTTCAAAGGgccagactaaaaaaaaaaatccctgcaaAATGACCTGAGTATTTATGGCTTAGGGGCATTTTCCAACAGTTCCAAagaggataaataaataaagggggCCTTGACTTGTCTTTGTACTCGTTTTCATATTGCTCCAGGATAATTACAGCGTGTAATTGAATGTAGAAGTTACCACcgtgtttaaaaatgtgttggcATGGAACTGCAGTCCAATGGCAAGTTGTGTTACTGCCAGACATCTTGGCTATATTGTACAGCGAGTGTATTAGGATTAAAGtgcattaaattatattttcatatgTTTCACTATTGTGTCATGAGgtcaatacaaataaaaagaaaattatgTACTATATTTCCTTGAAAAAGCTGCTTCATTTTGGAATAAAAGTCCTGATGTTTCAAATGATCTTTATTAGTTCCATTAACAGATAAAACAAGTACATGGAGAGAAAATAATAGAAGATCAGAAACTCAACAACATGCAATGACTCACCAACTAAATATTCAAAGCCGATAGAAAATGAACCCAGAGTAGTACACACGTGATCAAGTCTGTCATACTATCATTGGCTTACTTATTCTAAAATAAATCTGACAAAATTCTGTATAATAATGTCTTTCCACATAGTCATGGAATATATATACGGCTTTCTTTAAAGCAAGAATGGGAAGCCTGTTTTGGTTGTTATGATATTATGTGACGAGTATGTGTGGCTTTTTACAAGAGGCCCCGGGCGCATATGCCCCCACCCGCCTGACCTTACGTTCCCCGTCTTCAACAGTGTAAGGTTAAACAT is a window encoding:
- the jazf1b gene encoding juxtaposed with another zinc finger protein 1b isoform X1; its protein translation is MTGIAAASFFSNACRFGSCGLHFDSLAELILHIEDNHIDTDPRLLEKQEQQQPTYVALSYINRFMTEAARREHEALKKKMQPKLSLTLTGSLCRSSVSAPPRHASGNLTPPVTPPITPSSSFRSSTPTGSECDEEEVDFDESDSDESWTTESAISSQSILSSMCMNGGDEKPFACPVPGCKKRYKNVNGIKYHAKNGHRAQIRVRKPFKCRCGKSYKTSQGLRHHTINFHPPVSVDVIHRKMQQ
- the jazf1b gene encoding juxtaposed with another zinc finger protein 1b isoform X2, with amino-acid sequence MSGSQIDTDPRLLEKQEQQQPTYVALSYINRFMTEAARREHEALKKKMQPKLSLTLTGSLCRSSVSAPPRHASGNLTPPVTPPITPSSSFRSSTPTGSECDEEEVDFDESDSDESWTTESAISSQSILSSMCMNGGDEKPFACPVPGCKKRYKNVNGIKYHAKNGHRAQIRVRKPFKCRCGKSYKTSQGLRHHTINFHPPVSVDVIHRKMQQ